Proteins encoded within one genomic window of Bos indicus isolate NIAB-ARS_2022 breed Sahiwal x Tharparkar chromosome 23, NIAB-ARS_B.indTharparkar_mat_pri_1.0, whole genome shotgun sequence:
- the FAM8A1 gene encoding protein FAM8A1, translating into MAEGPEEARGRPPGQDDGGGNQESVPSLRGLPAAAAAAAAPLSRDCPQAEPQALGRPPALGLAAAVEESEPPREPENRGEAASGSDSGSSAGLQEPASCEASEAAAPPEKPARLSAREYSRQVHEWLWQSYCGYLTWHSGLAAFPAYCSPQPPAPSYLPAAGAAAAPPAAALPPLQLGYYNPFYFLSAATAGPEPGASAGITTSAPVAGPAARAPHLQPPVRAAAATRVGPAAASRAPSDTGRQAGREYVIPSLAHRFMAEMVDFFILFFIKATIVLSIMHLSGIKDISKFAMHYIIEEIDEDTSMEDLQKMMVVALIYRLLVCFYEIICIWGAGGATPGKFLLGLRVVTCDTSVLIAPSRVLVIPSSNVSITTSAIRALIKNFSIASFFPAFITLLFFQHNRTAYDIVAGTIVVKRNGVR; encoded by the exons ATGGCGGAGGGGCCAGAGGAAGCCAGAGGCCGCCCTCCCGGGCAGGACGACGGCGGAGGGAACCAGGAGTCCGTTCCTTCCCTAAGAGGCCttcctgccgccgccgccgccgccgccgccccacTGTCCCGGGACTGCCCGCAGGCCGAACCCCAGGCCCTGGGCCGGCCCCCAGCCTTGGGCCTCGCGGCCGCGGTTGAGGAATCGGAGCCGCCGCGCGAGCCCGAGAATCGCGGGGAGGCGGCCTCCGGCTCCGACTCTGGCTCCAGCGCGGGGCTGCAGGAGCCGGCAAGCTGTGAGGCGTCCGAGGCCGCGGCCCCGCCGGAGAAGCCGGCGCGGCTGAGCGCCCGAGAGTACTCCCGGCAGGTGCACGAGTGGCTGTGGCAGTCCTACTGCGGCTACCTCACCTGGCACAGCGGCCTGGCCGCCTTCCCCGCCTACTGCAGCCCCCAGCCGCCCGCGCCCAGCTACCTCCCGGCTGCCGGAGCCGCCGCCGCTCCCCCGGCAGCCGCCCTGCCGCCCCTGCAGCTGGGCTATTACAACCCCTTCTACTTCCTAAGCGCCGCGACAGCCGGGCCCGAGCCGGGGGCGTCCGCAGGCATCACCACCTCGGCTCCGGTCGCCGGCCCGGCAGCCCGCGCCCCTCACCTGCAGCCGCCGGTCCGCGCAGCCGCGGCCACGAGGGTGGGACCGGCAGCCGCTTCGCGAGCCCCGAGCGACACCGGGCGGCAGGCAG gcAGAGAGTATGTTATTCCATCCTTGGCCCACAGATTTATGGCAGAGATGGTGgatttctttattctcttctttatAAAAGCGACCATTGTCTTAAGCATTATGCACCTGAGTGGAATAAA GGATATCTCTAAGTTTGCTATGCATTATATAATAGAAGAAATAGATGAAGACACATCAATGGAAGACTTGCAGAAGATGATGGTTGTGGCACTTATATACAGGTTATTAGTTTGTTTCTATGAG ATAATTTGCATTTGGGGAGCAGGTGGAGCTaccccagggaagttcctgctAGGACTTCGAGTTGTGACCTGTGATACATCAGTGCTTATTGCACCGAGTCGGGTTTTAGTGATTCCATCCTCAAATGTTAGCATTACAAC gtCCGCTATACGAGCTTTGATCAAGAATTTTTctattgcttcttttttccctGCTTTCATCACACTGCTGTTTTTTCAGCATAATCGAACAGCCTATGACATTGTAGCAGGAACCATTGTAGTAAAAAGAAATGGGGTCAGATGA